TATATTGCAGGTAGAAGTGATGTAGTAAAAGCTATCTCTACGCTGCAGTCTCAGAGCACTTCTAACCCAAATTCGATAGCACAAGCAGCAGCAGCAGCAGCATTAAACGGTGACCATAGTTTTTTGAAAGAAAGAACAAGGATTTTTAAGAGTCGTAGAGATTTTATGGTGAAAAAGCTAAATTCTGCTCCGGGATTATCAGCATCCATTCCGCAAGGCGCATTTTATTTATTTGTCTCGTGTGAAGGATTGCTCAGTAAGAGTACAAAAAGTGGTAAAGTAATAAATAATGATCTTGATTTCACTGAATACCTGCTAGAGGATCATTTAGTTGCTGTGGTTCCAGGAATTGCGTTTGGTCTAGAAAATTTTATCAGAATTTCTTATGCAACCTCTCAGGAACAATTAGAAATTGGATGTGATAGTATTACTAAAGCGTGCCAGGAGTTAAAACGAAATAGACTATCCATAAATTACCCATTTCACCGCGTCAAAAATATTCACTAAGGTTATCTTGAATGTTCTAACTTGTATTTTTCTATGGAAGGCGTTTTTATTGAGTGAGCAAGTGTCTTTCTAATATTGAATTCCTCATTTTTTTCATTTCGTTGCAGTAAGTTAATGTTATTTATTTTATTTACTAAATCTTTCCCTTTCTCCAGAGTCTTTAAATCACTTTCGTTAATGTGATGTTCATTGTAAAATTCTGCAACAATTTCTTTTCTTTTCGGGTGAGTATTTAAAAATTCCGACACCTGATGTTTAGCAACAGCTTGAATAAATTTCTTATTAAATCTTGAATCGTTATATAGATTTTCCAAACTTTTGTCATAATGTTTTGCTTCGTTTATAGTGAGTTTTATTATCTCTTCTATGCCACTTAGAAGTTGCCTATACAATTTGTCATATCTATTGCCTGACACATGTGTAGCGAATGTTTGTTCAATGTATTTTGTTATGTAATTTTGCAATGTATTATCTATTGTGCTTATGTTCATCAACCTACCTCAATGTTATATTAACTATTTTACATGTAGAAAGGTTAATATTGAGTTAATAGGGTACTTCTAAAGTCAAATTTTACTGAAAATTATAGTATTTAATATATAATTGTTAGCATGAAATAAAAACATAAATAAAATGGATCTTGTAACAAAAGTGAAGCTCAAGATAAAGATGAATAAGGGCAAAATCATAAATATACTTGTCATTTGTGGTGTAATTTTTTTCATATACCTTATTCATGAGCCAGTTGTAGATATGGTAGAAAAAATTATAAGTAAAATAAAAGGTCTCTTTTAAAAATAGAAAAAGTGAACTTTTTCCATCATCCAAACTTGAACCTGGAAAATTTAGTTAATGCATAAACTACTTATGTTGGCTATGGGTTCAACTGTATAAAATTCCGGTAAATTAAAATAAGTATTCATAAAAATATTGTTTTCTATAAACAGAGTATCTATAATACTAGCTTTGGGGTAAAGTAATGAAGAGGAATTTTTTAATCTGGTTGTTGGCGTCACTGTTTTATGCGTACCAATATATATTACGCGTAATTCCAAACATAATTGCGCCTGGATTGATAACAAAATTTAACATAAGTATTACAGATGTTGGCCAGTTTGGTGGGTTATACTATGTAGGCTATACGCTAGCTCATATACCTGTTGGTCTTTTCCTTGATAGATTTGGGCCAAAATTTGTTTTGCCTGCTTGTATTGTTTTAACATTTACCGGAACATTACCGCTTATATGTTTTGATGAGTGGTATTATTCAATACTTGGCAGAATAGTCGTTGGAATTGGGTCATCCGCTTCAGCAATTGGGCTTTTTAAAGTTGCAAGCATGTATTTTGCGCAAGAAAAATCAGCAAGAATGGCTAGTTTATCCATAATTATAGGAACTTTGGGGGGGATATGTGGCGGATTACCGTTAGACTTCTTACTCAATAAATTTGGCTGGAATTATGTTATCTATACCTTCTCAGCATTCGGGTGGTTACTTGCTCTGTTACTGTTCTTAGTAACGCCTGAAAGCAATGCTCAACAGGAAAAAGTTAGCATTAGAGACTTGAAAAACATACTTTTCAACAAGCATATTATTCTAATTAGCTTTTTTGGTGGACTCATGGTCGGTCCAATGCAAGGTTTTGCTGATGGTTGGGCGAAAGCATTCTTTTTTGAAGTATATGAAATGAATGAAGGCTTGGCATCTTCTCTCTCTTCCGTAATATTGATAGGAATGTTAACAGGATCATTCTCTTTGGCTTATTTATTGGAAAAGTATAAAAATAAGCATTATGAAGTAATAATTTCATGCTCATTTGCAATGATCGCCGGTTTTCTATTACTTTTTACTCAGATTGGTGGCTTGTATGTTGTATTACCTACGCTTTTTATTATCGGCTTTGCATCTGGATATCAAGTAGTTACAATTTATAAAGCACTAAGTTATGTAAATAATAACTTAGTAGGCTTAGCTACAGCTGTGTCAAACATGATAGTCATGGGTTTTGGCTATTTTTTTCACACTGGAATCACAAAAATAATAAATTTGTGTTGGGATAGAACAGTAATACAAGGAAATCCTGTGTATAGTGCTGAATTGCTGATAAAAGCAACATCTATTATTCCTGTATGTTTGCTAATAGCTGTTTTTGGGCTCTTATGGTTAAAAAAGCAGGATAAGTAGTCTTAAAATTGCTTGTGCATCTTAAAATTAAAGCGAGGTTTGATCTATGATGAGTGTTTTAAAAAAAATCTGTGGCTCTAAAAATAGTTTAAAGTCTTTTGATAACGAGGTTTATCAGTTTATAGAAAAAGAGTTACAACGTCAAAAGTCACAATTGCAATTAATTGCATCAGAGAATTTTGCAAGTAAAGCAGTAATGGAAGCACAAGGCTCTTTTCTGACTAATAAATATGCAGAAGGCTATCCAGGCAAAAGGTATTACTGTGGTTGTGAGCATGTGGACAAAGTTGAAAGTCTAGCTATAGAAAGACTTTGTAAGCTGTTCGGTGTTAAATTTGCAAACGTTCAACCTCACTCTGGTTCTCAGGCAAATCAGGCGGTATTTGCTTCACTGCTTACTCCAGGCGATACAATATTTGGATTATCACTGAGTTGCGGTGGACATCTAACTCATGGTGCGGCACCAAGCCTTTCTGGTAAATGGTTTAAGTCAATTCAGTATACAGTTAACAAAGACACTTATCTGCTCAATATGGATGAGATAGAAAAGCTGGCGCTGGAGCATAAACCAAAATTGATCATAGCTGGTGCTTCTGCTTATCCGAGAAAAATGGACTTCAAACGCTTTCGCGAAATTGCAGATAAAGTTGGTGCTTATTTGCTTGCAGACATTGCTCACTATGCAGGGCTTATTGCAGCGGGCGAATATCCATCTCCTGCTGAATATGCACATGTTATGACTTCCACGACTCACAAAACTTTGCGTGGTCCTCGTGGTGGAATAGTGATGACCAATGATGAAATATTACACAAAAAAATTCAATCTGCAGTTTTTCCAGGATTGCAGGGCGGGCCACTTATGCATGTAATAGCTGCAAAAGCTGTTGCATTTAAAGAAGCATTAGCGCCAGAGTTTAAAACTTATAGCAAGAAAATCGTGGAAAATGCGAAAGTACTAGCTCAAGAATTGCAAAAGCATGGACTCGACATTATAACCGGTGGCACTGACTCTCATATAGTGCTAGTTGACTTAAGATCGCAGAAATTAACTGGAAAAGACGTTGTAGATAGCCTTGAGAGGGCTGGCATTACCTGCAATAAAAACTCTGTACCATTTGATACAGAAAAGCCAACCATCACTTCAGGGCTCCGTTTTGGCACCGCTGCTGAGACAACACGCGGACTTGAGGCAGAAAATTTTAAAGAGATAGCCAGCCTAGTAAATGAAGTGGTTCAGGGATTAATCAGCGGAAATAGCTCAAGTGTCGAAAAAGCAGTAAAAACTAAAGTTGAAAAGATTTGTAGTAATTTTCCTATTTATTAATTTATGTGGTGTCATCCAAGTAGCTGGTAGAAACGAAAAAACTTACTTGACAAACTCCGCCAGCCCCCTTATCATGACAGTGAAGGTATTCAGTTATCTTCATCTGTGCAGATTAAACAGCAAGAAAACAACGTAGTTGGCGTCTTATTTTTAATTTTTTGCACTACGTGCACCTTATGTCTTCACAACATTTCTGGGTTTTTACCTATATAAGCTGAAACGCGCTTATAAGTCGTTTAAGACAGTATAGTGCGCCAATTTGCAGGATTAGAGAGTGACAACTAGCTAACACGGGGTTTCTTTTGCCTTTTTTTCTGCTTAGTAAATTTCTTAAACATTTAAACTAAGGTGAGTTGCATTTAAAAGCAGCTAAATTGCGGTGTTTAAGACTTAGAAAACGCCAAATACTGAAAATAGACAATGACCAGGGCTTCTTTTGCCTTTTTTTTCGTTTGGTAAATTTCTTAACGTTTGTAGCTAAAAGAGCCCAAGAGAGGTGTCATCCCGCTGCTTGTTAGCGGGATCTATGTTAAGAGATACCGCGAATGAATCGCGGTATGACGTAGGACTGCTGTCATTCCAGTACTCCTTTTTTTGTCATCCCAGTGCGTGACACTGGGATGGCTTTGTTGCATCGCTACTTATGAAAGGCTAACTATAGCTAGGATTATAAGCAACCTATTGAAAATCTTGTTTTTTTGCAATCAATCTGATCAAATTTAAGAATAGTAATTTATTATTTATATTAATAAACTTAATTCTATTGAAAATAGCTAAAGCATTGAAATTCTTGAATTTTAGCCGGATTAGTGAGTGGTAGTGAAATTTCTTTTACTCAAATTTAGGTATTCACTGACCGTTCTTGTTATAAATACCAGAATAATAAGCTACTGATATTCTCCATCTTTTTTATCTTTAATCCATCATAGCTAGCGATGCAACAAAGCCCACTGGGATCTAGCCTTTATTATTTGGTTGAAATTAAGTCTTCTGGATCCCAATGGGCTTTGTTGCATAGCAACCGAAAAAATCTGGTGGCTACTGACAAAATTCATTATAAATAACCATTTAACTGTTGAAGAAAAAATATGCCACAGAAAATGAAAGTCAGTAACCAAAACGAATATAACAAATTCCTTGAAAAAAGGGGAAATATTTTTCGTTACATCGATGAAGCTATCGAAAATTGGTATGAAAATAGTCCAAAAATGCAGGGCGGCAACTATATTTACAGTGATAAAGTCGTAATTTGGTGCATATAACTGTCAATCTTTTTAGAATTGGGTTAAGACAAACGGTGGGGTTTATAAAAGGATATCTGCAACAAATAGGAAAAAATTTGGCAGTTATCAGCTATTCACAAGCATCAAGAAGGTTTAAAAAACTTAATATTAAGATAAATGATTGCAGGGTTGATAAAAGCAACATGGAAAATATTGAAATTATCATAGATAGCACAAGTATCAGCATTTACAGTAACACTCCTGGCCACAGTAAGGAAAACAGTGCAGATAGAAAGTACCGAAGCTACGAGCAAGTAAGAAAGTTACATGTTATGTTAAGTGTGAATAGTAAAAAAGCTATAGCTGCAAGATACAGTAATGGCGTCTACTCTGACCACTATGGAGCTTGCGATTTGCTTGAAGAAGTTAATTTTCAGCACAAAATAAAAGCATTATATGCAGATAGGGCATACGATAGGCACAAACTTTATAAATTGTGTAAGAAATACGATATAAAGACAAAAGTTCTACCAAAAAAGGATGCAGCAGAACATTCAAAAATAGATTATATGTCTGACAGGAATGCTGCTATTAGGTTAATAAAATTATACGGTGAAGATGGCATGAAAGAATGGAAAAAAGAAGTAAATTATGGGAAAAGATCTTATATTGAAGGGTTTTTCTCAAGATTAAAGCAAATATTCGGATTTAGTTTTAGGAATAAATCTGAGATAAATCGAGAAAAAGAACTGCTAATCAAATGCTATTTGCTTAATAAATTCACTGATATTGGTATGGCTAAATTTGAAATCATTACATAAATTTGTCGTAAACCATCACTGCTTAAGGTGCTATGCAACAAAGCCGTCCGGGGCTTGCGAAGTTTTTAGACTGTAAAACTTATCATTTACTATCTCTACAAAGTATTTTTCCGCCTCTTTTTGGGCTGCATTGGAAAAGATTTTCTTTGCCTTATGCGGATTGAACTTTCCTGAAAGATAGGTACTATGTTCTTCTGGAACAGAAGTTCCATTTTTAAACCATCTTACTTCCTTATTTTTTAAAACTTGTAATAGTTCACTGGCAGTAAGACGCGTTTCATCGTCGAAAGTTCTAACTGGAAGCTTGAGCTCAACTGACTTTTCTCGCGCTTTTATTCTTCTTCTAGAGTTGATTTGCGCTCGAAGATGTTTGCTGTTGACATTAACTAAATGCGAGCTGCCACGTATGTTGAAGTTATGGGATATACGATAATAAGAAGTCAGGATTTTTTTTTCTTGACTTTCTCTTTTATTAAAGTAAAAATCTTTTTGCATGGTGGTGCTGGTAATCTTTTTTTGTTGGTAAGAAATGATTACTATATAATTTAAGTTGTGTAAAGGACGAAGTTGTTCTTTACACAACTTCTTCTAAAATTTAATGATTTTCTTTCATCGCGAGGATTCTCCTTTCAATAGGTTTACTGTAAGTTTTATGCTATGTAAAGCATAATTTTTTGTATCCGTTCAGGCAATGGCGTCAACTTAAGAGCCTCCATTAGCAAACTCTCCTAAAAACGTGATGACGTTTAGGCTTATCCACTTTATTGTGGCTATACAGTCGTCCTGGTCGGATTTTAACTTTAGCGCGTATACTTAAAAAGGGCTTGAAAGTTTTTTGGCGCAACAAGCACTTGATAAAGTTTCTGTCTCATCACACCAAATAAAACTGAAAAATTTAAACGATACTCAGTAATTTGATCTGGGTTCCAAGGCCCTTGTGCATCACACATATGAAGCGATAATATATTACACATAACTAAGTTCGCCCAAAATTCTTGTAATACAGCCTCTCCAGAAAAATTCTCTAATTCTGCACCTATTTTGAGCCGTTTATAGCACTCCTCTATGTGCCACCTTAATACATAAGCTTTGCTGGTATCTTCCAAAGTAAATTTTTCTCGGTCAAAAAGTGAGGTAATCAGCTTTGCATGTTTCACCTAAAAAGGACACATTTTAGACTTCTTTGTTGAAATAAAACAGAAACAAAAGTGCTGTTTATTGCACTCTTTGGATAATTTAATGATAAAAAATTTAGAGAGAAATTTTATACACAATCACTGATATTTTTCCTTAAGTTGACGCCATTGCCTGAACGGATACGGAAGTTTCTTAGAAGACTTAGGTTCTTACTATTTGCCGGGAGATTGAAAAACATCTTAATTGGACGCTCTCATTCCAATTATTCATTCCTCCGTACCTTTTGGTTTATGCGTATCAACTTTATTTCGCATATCAAAACTAACGACAATTCAGACATAAGTTCCTTTCGTAACCATATCTAACTTTCTTAGGGGGATTTATTACAAAGTTTAATATTATCCCTTTTTAATCCATGCTTGCACCCTAGAAAATCGCCACTTTTCTAAAGTGTGGATTATGATTTCAACCCGATGTTAGGGCGGATGTAATTTAACCATCACGATTTCATGACTATCGGATCGCACGAGAACAATTTTTCTTGGAATCGGCCGGTCTACCTTTCACTTAGATCTGTTGGATACTTTTTTCTCATCTTTACCCCATACTAAAATTTCAGATATTATAGCCTTTTATTAGTTTCCGGACAAGCTCTTACACTACATACCCCAGTTGCGGATTAGCCAACGAAGTAAAGCTTAGAAATGCAGCGGCTGCATGGAATATGAAACAAGCGTAGAAAAGATGTGTACCAAAAAATTTACCGGTGATCTGTGGCGAGTATGCTCAATCTCAAATTTGTTTTTCAGAGAGCCAAAAACTGTCTCAATAATCGATCTTTTTCTTAACAAAATCTTCTCATTTAGCGCCATTAATGAGTTTTGCATACCCTTTTTTATACTGGTTACAAGCTTTAACCCTCTATCGAATAATTCGTGAAAAAGATCTTTTTTGATATATCCTTTATCTCTAAACAATAATCCAGTCAATTTCTGAGTTAAATTTGGCACAGGTATCAACGTTGCCTTTTGTCACCGTAACCCCTTGAATTTCGCCAGTTTCGTTGATTACTAGATGTACCGAAAAACCACCCATAGGTAGTCTTTCCAATCTTTGCCAACCCTTTGAAAACTTTGTTTCTCGAGGTCCTTTTTGGATGGTAAACAGCGATAGATGTTGCATCTATGTACGAAATCCCTGTCACTTTTGACTGTTCGCAAAACCATTGCATTAAGAGCGCTAAATACCATAAAACCCGCGATTTTAGCCTAATAAACCTACTATAGGATGGCAATTTTGGAAACGCTGATTCGTATAATAATTTCAAATAATGCACATAGAAAATTTTAAAATTGTCGCACTTGATATAGCAATATTATGGTAAAAATCTCTGAATGCGTAATCTCTGGCCTCCTGGTTGGTTTTTTGCCACTTGGTAGAAGTTTTTCTGCAAAATTTTTGTCAACTGAATTGCAAAAATCGTCGATCAGGCAAAATAATTCTGTTATATTTTTATTCATGGGTAACCTCTCTATTTTGTGAATAATTTACGGAGGTTACCCTATTTTCCTGGCTTTTTCACTGCTTTCTAATCCGCAACTGGGGTTACATGAACTCATCAGTTGGGTGATAATCATCTGATAAGTGATGATTGTTTACAAAATTTTCTGCAACATTGTCATTTTGTTGATTAGGTTCTTCTTGTTGATTAGGTTCTTCCTCTTTAGACCAATATAACCATGAAGAGAACGGTGAGATAGAATCAATAATGAATT
This genomic interval from Wolbachia endosymbiont (group A) of Rhinocyllus conicus contains the following:
- a CDS encoding MFS transporter, giving the protein MKRNFLIWLLASLFYAYQYILRVIPNIIAPGLITKFNISITDVGQFGGLYYVGYTLAHIPVGLFLDRFGPKFVLPACIVLTFTGTLPLICFDEWYYSILGRIVVGIGSSASAIGLFKVASMYFAQEKSARMASLSIIIGTLGGICGGLPLDFLLNKFGWNYVIYTFSAFGWLLALLLFLVTPESNAQQEKVSIRDLKNILFNKHIILISFFGGLMVGPMQGFADGWAKAFFFEVYEMNEGLASSLSSVILIGMLTGSFSLAYLLEKYKNKHYEVIISCSFAMIAGFLLLFTQIGGLYVVLPTLFIIGFASGYQVVTIYKALSYVNNNLVGLATAVSNMIVMGFGYFFHTGITKIINLCWDRTVIQGNPVYSAELLIKATSIIPVCLLIAVFGLLWLKKQDK
- the glyA gene encoding serine hydroxymethyltransferase, with the protein product MMSVLKKICGSKNSLKSFDNEVYQFIEKELQRQKSQLQLIASENFASKAVMEAQGSFLTNKYAEGYPGKRYYCGCEHVDKVESLAIERLCKLFGVKFANVQPHSGSQANQAVFASLLTPGDTIFGLSLSCGGHLTHGAAPSLSGKWFKSIQYTVNKDTYLLNMDEIEKLALEHKPKLIIAGASAYPRKMDFKRFREIADKVGAYLLADIAHYAGLIAAGEYPSPAEYAHVMTSTTHKTLRGPRGGIVMTNDEILHKKIQSAVFPGLQGGPLMHVIAAKAVAFKEALAPEFKTYSKKIVENAKVLAQELQKHGLDIITGGTDSHIVLVDLRSQKLTGKDVVDSLERAGITCNKNSVPFDTEKPTITSGLRFGTAAETTRGLEAENFKEIASLVNEVVQGLISGNSSSVEKAVKTKVEKICSNFPIY